The DNA window TTTTAGCTGGAAGTACTGAAGCTCCTGGGGCTTATGAGCTTAATGAGGTATGACATTGCTATGACTAAATGGCAATAGAAACTAGgtttttagcttttttcttCAAGCATCTTTCTTGAAAGTTGGTGTTTATAAACTTCCTTTTCACCCTTTCGTTCTTTTGGaattatttcttgaattaaGGAGAGGATATATGCATGAGAACTATTTCTGTCGGCCCTGTGATCATTCCAGTACTTCCTGTCTGATTTATCATTATTGATGCTCTTGCATTGGAAGATTCAATAAAACTGGGCAAGATTTTGGATAAAGGAATTCAACATTAACCTAGAAGCTTGAAACTTCATAAATTAAGGTTTTCTAAGTGTtaagaaatattattagaaagagGATCCTGTCAAGATAATTTTGTAGCCAGGGTTTATTTTTAACCTGTCCCTTGAAGGAAATTGTATGCCTTAGAGATAGTGATGGGATTCAGATTAAAGAGCTAAGGTGAATCTCAACGTTGCTTGAAATGAAATACTGCTGTTTGTGCATATTTGTAAACATTGGTTAGTACTGGGTATCTGGGAGTGCTCTTATAATGAACGCTTGTTATGTTAATAAATATGTCAACTGATGTGTGTACTTGATAATATATGAATGTCATGTTCTGACAATTATTCAGCATCCTTTTGGCTTATTGTTTTATACCAGTAACATGTCAAATTATTCCGAGATCATTTTTATGTTTGCTTTAAGACAAAATATGGCTGGATACATCCTTTGGCTCTAGATGCAGTTTCAGTTAGGTGAATTCTAACAATTTGCTATACCAGAAAGGTTTACGGGTGAAAAAATACCGTGGCATGGGCTCCCTTGAAGCAATGACTAAAGGGAGTGATCAAAGATACTTGGGTGATACTGCTAAGCTAAAGATTGCTCAGGGAGTCGTGGGAGCAGTTGCTGATAAAGGTTCTGTTTTGAAGCATGTACCTTACACCATGCAAGCAGTCAAGCAAGGATTCCAGGATCTTGGCGCATCCTCTTTGCGGTCTGCTCATGATTTATTAAGGTCAAAGACACTTAGGCTTGAGGTATGGGTCACCTTATGGCATTCTTGTACTTATGGTTTGGGATAATTTGGTGGTtttgatgtttaaaaataatattatctgtGGCTCTGTGTGAAGCTAAGTCTTTATCCGTCAACATATGTGTGAATGTATCTTTTTATAGCTTGCTGTTTGAACATTAGAAATTACCTCTGTATATAGAGGCATAAACCTTCTCAAATGATTAAAGTCGCTTACTTGCTTTGCAAATATATGAAATTAGATTAAATACATTAGTCATCTTAAGTGGTGCACTGTCTCGTAACTTTTGATAATCTCCTCTCCGCGTTTGCTGTAATGGAAGTTTGATGGTGGCATGTGAGTGTAAAAAAATTCCATTAGtgaaataatgataatgagTTTGAAAACTTGTCTCCTTTTTGGGGGAAGAGTGGGGTGGGTATTTGAAATGATTAAGGTAAATATTGTTGATGTATTGCCAATAGTCAATGATTGCTGCCAGAGTTTTCCTATGCTATAAGTGGTTCATCATGCTCTTTGTCGCCCTCTTATCACTCATGTTTGCTGAAGGTAAATATTGATGTATTGGAGTTATGCTCTTTTATTTTCTGTGTATTTGGCGTCTGGCCTTATTCCTCTGGCTTGCTGCAGGTTCGTACAGCAGCAGCACAAGTTGAGGGTGGAGTTCATGGACTGGCTTCACATGAGAAGAAAGCCTTTTGAATCCAAACCTTCCAGCATTTATTACTACTGCTAATGATCAGTTCTAAATTCCAAAGTGATATTTGAGTACGAGTAGCATTTAATTGAACCGCATGAATCTGGAAGGAGCTTTGCCAATCTTACATGGGTTCTTTCGTTGAAGTCGTAGGTGGTTTTTTCTGGGAAAGCCAGAAGTGCCATCATGGTCTCTGCCTCTTGTTGCCAGGCTCAAGGGGTGCTCATCTTCCTGTATTTTACCatttgtgcttttttttaagtataacaGGATTTTATGAATTAGTTAAGCAATTTTCTAAGTTGGTCTtacaacaaataataattcagtgactttaatgtttatgtaTGGTGGGTGGGGAAGGATTGGGTGGAACTGTGTTTTACTCAAACTAGCAATCGATTTGGCATGTTAGGCCTGATGCTTGAATGATCATTTTCTTTAGCAAAAAGCTTGGTTCAGCCCTTGACAGTGCTTTCATGCATGATTAGCTAGATTATAGGGGCAGCAGCTTTTGTATCTCCAAGCATGGGCTCTGTACAACTCTAAGGCAGCCCTCGAATCCTTCACGTATCCTCCCGGTGAATCGAGGAAACGATCTTCAGAAAATTGGTTTAATATATCTACTCCAAACGAGTTACTAATTAAAGCTATAGTGATTAAAAGATCCTCAAAAGATTTAAACATGAAATCTCCCATCTCAAGAAGATAACATCATATCCGTTCAAACGTAATATCCGAAACGCCAACCTTAAGCGGCATCATCAAGAAATATCTCTTCCTCCCCCTGCAACCAGCACCTGTTTGTTTGCTAATGTCATGGTTACAACAATATTAGGACCTAGTCATGGGTCTATTAAGTTAACCAGAACCTTAATGAAGAATTTTGTTTAAACACGAAGATAAATTCTGTTCTCTGGAAAAAGTTACTAGCAGCAATAACACTCTGGTTTTTCAATTGCAAGGTGAGAGTGGCACTTTACCTGTATGTTTCGTCCAGtatgattttcatttccttCTGGAAATGCCGATCAATTCCCAATCTTTCAAGGGTATCAACCATAGAAAGAAGAGAATATATATCCATTGGATAAATGGTTGGAACTGAAGAAATCAATTGAAAGTCAATGACTACATATTATCCAGAGAGATGTGACGTTTGGAAGGAGAGTTATGTAGCTGACCCAATTGCTCAACCCagtatctttaattttaattatgtgtttaatttaaatattatgcctaatatttttaaattccaatACATGTGAagctcaaaaatatataaatttaataaaatgtcagagtcaatattattaaatttaattacacattaaacttaaatatatatagatttagTAAAACATCAAACTAAATTACATTGCGCTCAGCTTCGCATTGAACTCAAATACAtgtgggttaaaaaaaaatcaatattaaataattaaatttaaaataaataataagatttcaaacataacattttctttttataataacgTGAAAGGATGCAAATTTAAGACTTTAcagaaatttaatataaaaacttttctttcaatttcatcaaaaaaatttccTAAGGGAACTAGCCTGTGAACACTGAAAATGTGATTGGGGATAACCCCAACATGGGCCTGAAAGTTACAAATTCAATCAAATGGGAATTGCCTGAAGaccttcttatttattttaaatttcaagaccATAATTTCTGTTTCTGAAAGTTACTGTGTTTATACAGCAAAACATCGGCCTTAACCAGGAAAATACATCGAACATCAATAGAAACCGTCTCTCCTTAATCTTGTATTGAACAGACCGGAGGTCGGAGGAAATGGGAACTGAGTGCAGATCTTCTTTTCTTGTAAGAGTCAtgtctagatttttttaaaaatagagctTCAGCTGGAAATAGAGCTCCagtcctagttttttttttttttttaacccgtggtgtccgggtcagcttacgTACACCATGACTAATCCTCGGACCtattgaacatcctgcaagcccagtaaaCAAGTAAGGCACCACGGGGGTGGCAAGCTAGTGCACAGAGAGGATCGAACTCGAGACAGTTGCAAGACAAGCCTTGCAATTGACCACTaagctagaccctcaagtgcTTCTTGATTGATATTCACgtgcttaatttaatattgttttttaaaatatatatattttatcattaatcTTTTTGTATtacctatttatatttttaaataaaaataaattaaattaaaaaataacgtGAAATGAACGAAAATGATTAagttacaaatatattttaaaaaataaggaataattaattagttcttGAAACTAGGACTATTTAATTTACTTTGCAAAACTAGAGGGATTAgtttataatttacttttattttggtttggcgTTTGGGTACTTGGAATTTGGAAACAAAGCTTGAGAAAACCCGACCCGCATGCGGACAAGCCCATCACTTGAGTTAGGGATAACATTAGCTTACCAGTTACTTCTTTgaactctctctttttctcgTGGTGGGGGTTTAAGACTTCAGAGCTCAAAAACATGCAGCTGAAGCTTTCTGCCCGTCTCATAAAATCTCTGCCTATCTCTTCACTGTCATCCACCCCCTCCTCCACCCTTCAACAAATTGCTTCTTCTCACTCTAAAGGTATCTCTCTGTATGTCTATGTATTATATATCCAGGTGGGTGTTTGTGTTTTTGCTGTGGCGGTGCTGCCCctacttttcttttcatttttgttattgcTGTACTGGGCTGCATTGTTCTTTTTTCTCGTTTTTAAGGAAAGCTGCAATCTTTGAGCCTTTTTTATGGCAATGGGACTTCTTTGAActgctttcttgatttttttccgGTTAATAAGTTCTTCACCATTTGAATTGACTAAAAAGGGTAATTGTTTCTTTATCACTTTGTTTCTGAGTGTATAGAGACTGCATAGGGTTGTGAGTTTGCATTTTCAGTTAACTAAAAAGACTAATTGGGCTATTAAGACTTAAAACCATCGGTGGCATCATTTGTGCAATTGAGctttatattgttttgtgtgcttgattttattttcttctcggTAAATGCAATATTTTGCGCTTGCCATTCATGTCATTTTCTATATTCTGTGCAACATGTGGAAGCTGTTATAAGGGTTCTCCTAGTTATCATTGGTTGGTTCTATAATGATTTCTAAACCTTTTTGTAATTGATCTGTGTTCGGCAGGAATTGCAAAGGTTGTGTTAAAAAAGGGAAAGACACAACTTTTCAAGGATGGAAGTCCAATGGTGTATAGTGGAGCAGTCGATAGAATAATTGGTAGACCGCCACCCAAGACAGGAGACATTGTGCTGGTTGCTGATGGAACAGAGAAACCTATAGGGTGGGGATTGTATAATTCAGTTTCCATGTTCTGTGTTAGGCTCATGCAGCTAGAAGAGGAAGCAACGAGGTATCTATATAAAGACGGCTTTCCGGTTTGATTTTATATCCTCCatcttttatgttcttaatTCATGTGTAGAGATCCTGCTTGCGCATTGGACATGAAGAAACTGCTTGAAACAAGAACTAACGCAGCCATAGAATTACGGAGGAGGTTGGGTCTACCCTCATCTCATACAAATGCATATCGCCTTGTCAATAGTGAAGGAGACAGGTACATGATCTTGAGCTCTCCATAGCCTCACATAGAACATGTCCACTGCATTGGATGAAGAAATTCTTTATGTGCTTTTGTTAACGTTATTTCTTAACATATACGTTGACTCATTAATCAGAACCATGGTTTGGGGTCTAGTTATTTTTTGAGAGAAGCCAGTATGCTTATTAGTAATTCACACATAGCGGCATCACTGCAGATTGTCTGGATTAATTGTTGATGTCTTCGGAGATTTAGCTGTGATAGCATCATCTGCTGCTTGGGTTGAGAATTACAAACCAGAAGTAGAGGCTTGCATCAATAGAATTGATGGAATTAACCATATAAACTGGAGACCATctgttgatattttaaaagaagaaggaatggATATGTCAGACATGAAAGAAGTGCATCCCTCTACTTGCCCTGAAATAACAAAGGTAGAATGTGCctcaaaaatcacaaattacacaatttatatttttatcatttttcttatgctagctcttttttttttgataattttctgattgcTACCTCCAAATTCACAGTTttacttgatgagaattgaaaATAATCATTCTCACTCCTGATTGCTACTTAAATCACTCCAAATTGTGGTTTTCATTAGCAGCATCTATATTTGGGTCTGCTGATCATGTCGTAATATTTCACTGGAGTTAGGCAATGGGGAAAGTTAATGACAATGTTATCCTTGAATAACGAGTGCTGTTGTTTCTAACTCTGTCTGAACCCATCGCCACCCATTTCTCAAGTGCTTGTCAATCTCTGGCTGAACTCCTACTCTGAAGTGTCACTATCTATGAATCATCTACCACCTATTTCCCCTTGCCTTCCTGATCTAGCTTGTGCTTCTGCACAAATTCATAGCTGCAATATTGATGCTGTTCTGCAATGTTCATCTGCCAGGTTATGGAAAACGGGATCTCCTATGCAATTTCATTGGTGGGCCAGAAGACTGGATTTTATGCTGACCAGCGTGAAAACCGCCAGTTCATATCTACAATTTCAAATGGCCAGAAAGTTCTTGATATTTGCTGCTACAGCGGTGGTTTTGCTCTAAATGCAGCACATGGAGGCGCAATAGATGTCAcaggtatttattttatttctaaacatTTTTCATTTGGCCTGGTGCAGGATTAGTGAAATGCCCATGTCTATTAATCAATGATCCTCGGGCTATTACAGCCCCCACCATATCTTCTAATTGTGACACATTCTTGATGATTGTGGATTCATTATAAGTAGGCTGCTCAAATTCCTTGCATCTGCAATGTTAATTTAGCTCTGTTCATCTCATGCTTTCTTACAGGAGTCGATACATCTATGCCTGCTTTGGAGCTTGCTAGAGAAAATATTGGTCTTAACAACCTGGATCCAGGAAGAATATCATTTTTGAGAGAAGATGCCACTCAATTTATGAAGGGTGCCCTTTCTAGAAATGAATCATGGGATATAGTGATTTTGGACCCTCCTAAATTAGCACCGAGAAAAAAGGTACAGTAACATACGCAAGAATACAAAAGCCTGTAATCCTGTCCAATACAGTATTTTTCATTCCCTGAGGTTGCATGAAGAAATTTCTCCTAGGTACTTCTCATAATAGCGTCAAAGAATTAAGAAATTTCTCCGATAAGAAAAGTTCTGCTCAGGAAAATGTCCAAAGCTTGAAACAATATAAGTGGAAAATGTGCTCCTGTGCCTTCATCAATATAGACCCTCAGGAAAATGCCCAAAACTTGTCTATATTTTGGTAATTTTCATCAAAGGCAGTTTATGTCCACAAACGAGGCTAATGCCCTGCCTCCATATATTTGTCAGTTTGTACTAATTCTGGGGCTTTTCCTGCTCAGGTTCTTCAAAATGCATCAGGCATGTATAGAAATATGAATTCGATGGCATTGAGATTAACAAAGAGAGGTGGCCTTCTCATGACTTGCTCCTGTTCAGGAGCTATGACCCAAAGTGGGATGTTCTTGCGTGTTCTTCaggcaagaatttttttttttttttctcgtgtgTATGGGAACAAAGAACTAATTTTGGCGGGTTGACGACGTTGCAGAGAATGTTGGAGATATTTTAAACTGTCACCGTCAGCAAAATATATAGACACGGGCTTTAGTATGAGAAGTGGAAATTTAATCACATTACACTTGGGAGTTTGGCCATGAAGATTAGGTCACTCGAggcatttcaaaaattatcttaCTCCTTTCTGTTGTATtacttatcaattttttcttgcttttgttttgCGGAATCAGGGTGCTGCATCAATGGCAGGAAGGAAAATCTCTGTTCTGCGAGAGGCTGGAGCAGCTTCAGACCATCCAATAGATCCATCCTATCCAGAAGGGGCGTACCTTTCCAACATTTTACTAAGAGTATTATagatgttaaaaaaacaatgtagacaaacaaaaaatgcaaattctgTAATGTTGAAGTGAGTGAAGTTTTTgggaaacaaataataaaaaattgtattcaATACTGATGTTGTAATTATACATAAAGATCACTGGTGTATTGCCTggaaatcaaaatttcaaacCAACGGAATCCTTCCCGAGCCAGTGTTATGTTTTAAACATTCCATAGACATTAAAGTTACAATATGAAGGGATGTCCCAAAGTGACGCCATCAAAAGAAATCCACAGGCATTTTTAGTGCGATCCAGGACCTCTGTTCCATGATAAGAAGGTGGGATCACCAAGCCGCCTGAGATGACACAGCAAGAGAAACAGTTAGAAAATATTCACATATATCTCACAAACAATCGAATACACGTagcatttgaaaattttatgctGCCGACTATGGGGCCATGCTCCACAAGTCAGAGCCTCACTCCATATATGATGCTGGGCACACTTCGAAATCCTCACCATAAAATGCAAGCCTTATGAAGGGCAATTCTAACAGCCTCACTCTTTCAAGAACCCTAAATCCAAGAATTAATTTGTATCCGTGATCAACTTACCTAGGCTTGACAAAATACACAATTGTGAAACCCATTGACAAGGCGAAGCATATCATCCCAACAGTGAGATAAGCAATGCCAAGAAAGTCATTTCTTCCACCAATCCAGCTTGTAGTTGAAAGCACAAGTTTCTTCTTGCCATTAAAACTGTACGTGTTATAGTTGTTATCCAGTGT is part of the Populus alba chromosome 10, ASM523922v2, whole genome shotgun sequence genome and encodes:
- the LOC118043095 gene encoding uncharacterized protein, with the protein product MQLKLSARLIKSLPISSLSSTPSSTLQQIASSHSKGIAKVVLKKGKTQLFKDGSPMVYSGAVDRIIGRPPPKTGDIVLVADGTEKPIGWGLYNSVSMFCVRLMQLEEEATRDPACALDMKKLLETRTNAAIELRRRLGLPSSHTNAYRLVNSEGDRLSGLIVDVFGDLAVIASSAAWVENYKPEVEACINRIDGINHINWRPSVDILKEEGMDMSDMKEVHPSTCPEITKVMENGISYAISLVGQKTGFYADQRENRQFISTISNGQKVLDICCYSGGFALNAAHGGAIDVTGVDTSMPALELARENIGLNNLDPGRISFLREDATQFMKGALSRNESWDIVILDPPKLAPRKKVLQNASGMYRNMNSMALRLTKRGGLLMTCSCSGAMTQSGMFLRVLQGAASMAGRKISVLREAGAASDHPIDPSYPEGAYLSNILLRVL